In Ananas comosus cultivar F153 linkage group 7, ASM154086v1, whole genome shotgun sequence, the sequence tataaatttgttagcACAAATTGCCACTATGCATTGATTTCTTAGTTTTCATATGCTGTAAGGTGTATATACTGCTTTTTGCAGCGTATTCAACTGATTGCTATTTCAGGTATCTTGTGCAGATAATCAAATTCATATATTAAAAATGCCAACAATGGAGATTACAAAGTCTATAGCCGGAATTAAGGTTTTGGCATCAATCTatattgcttaattatttacagttcaactttttttcttgcattttatGTGAAGATTTGATTACTAAAATAACTTCTCACATGCCATTTGCAGCTCCCATTCTCTTTTCCGGATGTATATGATGGTCTGCATAAGGAGTTCGCATATGACCAAAGCAATGGGCTAATTGCTTTGAGAACTGAAGATTATTGTGTTCAGTTTTTCAGCTTGTTTGACAACTCTGAGGTTTCGCAGGTCGGCCATCCTATATAGGAGCACCTTTGGCTTGCTTTTAACTTACCaaccttttatattttttctatgaTCCGTTTTCTCAATTTTTGCTAGAACTGATgggatcttttttctttttttcctaggTGCAAGTATGTGAAAGGAATTTTCAGCCAGTGGATGATCCCACTGTAAGTTAACTATCTACGCATTTCTCATAGTAAATGCCACTGAAATACTTTTGGTGGTCCGtctgtttttattttcatttctttgGCATGCTTTTAATTACACTAGCTTGTATATTTCCGCTACCACACAGACCAGGGCGAACATAGAAGTATGTAGTATACAACAAATATATAACACAACCGAGACATTTTGGTGTGAACCAGAATACCTAAATGGTAGTATTAGACTGTTGCTTTATTGGTCTTAACTCTTAATCTTATGCAGTGCTTGAAAGATTTTAGAGGGATATATGAAGAATTCTTCAAGATAAACCATATCAATTCAATAATGTTGAAAATACTATATTGATCTCTCCTATTAGGAGCTGAGTTTGAGGATATTTGAGAATGCTGGTTTTAGTTACATTTCTTCATTTTTATGGTTACAGGTGTGTGTGGCGTTGGTTGCTCTTTCCTCTGATGGCTTTTTGATGTGTACTGTGGATGTTAAGCTTCCTGAAGAAAGATTGGGAAGTCTTGTTAGCCTAAAATTTTGGACACGTGGCCTTCGGGTTGGTGAATACTCCTTGTCTACTGTCATTTATGAGCCTCACAGGTTGGCGCACTGCTTCCATTAGTGAAGAGCTTCATTATACAGCTATTTAATGAAAGCATCTGACAGTATCCTAAAGATAATACATATCACAGTATATAATGAGGCACTGAGGGCAGTTCATAAAATAGTTGTGCCCTGTATGCATAGTAAAcaacttattatttatttcttcttgCATTGTAGTCCTCCAGgtcaaatttgacaaattttttacATGCTTTCATGTTGTTTCCAAGGCCaactgattttttatttttttattttttttaatctctgaTGCCATTTTTCTCCTCTTAGAATCTGGCGCTGTTATTATAGTTTTTCTCTGATAATACAACTATCGACATTGAATACAGTGATGCTGGGATCTCAGCTGTTTGCTTCCATCCTGGTCAAAGTATGGCAGTAAGCTCTTCTTTTGGTGGTGACTTCAAGGTATTTGTACTGCTTGTCTCCTACTATGGTCTCAGTTTTGTTGGTATACATGATTTGACTGTTGAATTTCAATTATGTAGGTGTGGGTTCATTCTTCTGTTAGCCGGCTAAGAGATCAAAAGCATGAGAAAGCTGGTTGGAGATGCCAATCTGTTGGTTCATACAAGTATGAGATTTTAGTTTATCAGCATATAGCTTTTGTTAAAATGAAGCAACCTTTTTTGGAGTCAAAAATGTTTTGGCAGATTGTTAAATGCCATTGATGTGATTTAGAGGGATTGACCAAGCTCAAGTTAACCTTGAGATAGTATGTTATTTTTCTATGTGACCTTTTTGCAAatgttatttgatttgattggTTACGACAAGGGGACCTACCAGTGATGGCATGCCatgtttttttcattctttaaatgtatactatttttttataatgttGCTTCAGCACTTTCTTTTGTTCTTGTTTCATCCTGAccataaataatttgataaaataccCATAAAGAGTTTATGAAAATTATATCTGAACTATGCAGGAGAAAACCTATGACAGCAGCAGCATTTTCTGCTGATGGATCTGTTCTTGCTGTTGCAGCAGAGACTGTTATTACATTGTGGGACCCAGATACTAATATTCTTGTTGCTGTGATTGGGGAAGCTCTCTCGGTAATCATCTAATACCCCAGCAATATGTACAATTATTACTGCTACTTAAGTAACGTCCAGAATAGTTACCTTGACCTTTGCTTTTGGCAGCCTATCTCAAAACTTTCCTTTGTTGGGAAATCAGAGTATCTCGTGTCGCTCTCCCGGAGTTCAAAACCACAGGTAGCATTGTGGAACACTTCCAACCTATCGATGTACTGGTCATACAAGCTATTTGCTGAGGGTAtgcatatttttgaaatatttttgcttAATAATACAAATATACAATGATTATGTTGACAGCATATAAATTTGTAGaaccttttttttggttgttgtaGCTGTATGTTGTGCAGGAAATGCCCCTCAATTTGCTATCCTAGCCCTCTCAAGTTCTCAAAATGACATTGCCGTGAGAGATCAAGAAGGGATTATATTGTTATTCGATGTAGAAAATCCGGTTCCTCTGACCACATGGCTGGTGAAGAAGGTATGTTGTTTGTTTATTTGTAGTAGCGGTTCACTGTCTgttaaatattaatgaaaaatctGATCTTAATCAGTAGTCGTGCCTGTAAATAGTTTTACTGTTgatttaagtaaattttttctttttaatacgTGATTCAGGCAAAGGGTGGTGGGCTTGCTTTTGTAACTAAGGATCAATCTCTGCTAGTTAATGGTTATGAAGATAATGCGCGAGGAGAACCATCATTGCTGGCGTATATAAACAGCGATCATGAATATATTGTCTTTGATCCACACAACGAAGATGGCCGAATTGGCAAGAGTGCTCGGAGAAGTCAAGCTCCTCCCGAGGAAGCAGGTGAAATTTTTGCCTGATTTTTCTTTCCCAGATCATCAGCATTTATCATTATGCTTTTCTGTCCAATTTGATAGAAAGGAACAAAACAACAGGTTTCTGTGTGATAATTATTGTATTTATGTATCTGCTATGAAACACCTATAGATATAACATTCATAATATCATCTCCATGCGTgttaaaaaacatatatttaaatactgATAGAGAAGCGAATTCAGATATAGATATTGCCAATATCTAAACAACCATCTGACATATTTTTTCTGGTAGAGCTTTTCGTGTCAGTACTTTGTATCGTGCTATTATATGACACTTGccaaaaaggaaattaaaaatGCAATCAATTTTGCCTTTTCTTCTGCAGTACCGATTGGATACACTTCAATATACGGGGAGCTTCCAAAAATTGAGTCGAATAAAGGCACGGATTGGGATATCCCCTTCGTCCCATCAGAAAGACCTTGGGAGACTATTTTCAGCGGATCATCTCACGTTCTTCCGCCCCTCACGAAATTATGTTCGACATTTTTGGCATCCTTACTGGAAAAGAGACCACCGATAGCTGATGAATCTTAATCTCTTGAGATATCTGGTCTTTGTATATTGCAGCTAGTGGCAACTGAAGTTAACGAGGAATGCACATTATACATTCTCAATGCATTTTGCCCTCCATGTCGCAGGATGCAGTTAGCGAATTCGGAAAGTTTGGCGCATCAAAAGTGTGTTTAATACCTCAAAATAGGCATTTTTGGCCGGAGAAAATTGCTTCTTTTACTGAGGATAATAGAGCTTCTGTAGCCATATTTATTTTGCATACTTTAGGTCTCAAAATTTTGTAATCCAGCTGAGCAGTTTGTAACGTATGATCATCGGTAGAGTCATAAACCACTTTGCAGCAGCTACTGAGGAAAATTTGGCTGCAGCATTATCCATTCAAACTGTTTCTTTTTAGCGtcgtaatttttaatttaaattcttatttatCGTATTCTGTTGAGAGTTGGAGTTAATTTTCCTTCGGGGTCGGGCTTATTTCATCCGCGATGTTATAAGTTATAGCATAATAATATTTTCCTTGTGCTGTGGTCTTTAAAATACTGTTCCCTATAGCATCAAATGCattttttttgggtgaacagTTATTAGTAAACAAAACATTAATCGTCGAGAATTTGATATAACTCAAATCTAGACGAGTGCATCGGCGGAAAAATATGCATATGTCGAGTGAATCTAGCAAGCAAAAAGTCGGCAGCGACTTATATTTCGTTGCCGACTCTTGGTTCGAGCAACGACTACTGTATTTATTCAATGCCCCAAGATAAGAAAGAGAGAGCTCGGGGATGCGTAAGCCATTTGAGTGGCAATAAAGAGCTGTGGATGAGCCATTGATGTGGCGAACTATACTCTCCCCTCTCCCCACTCTCCGTTTGAAACCTCTTCCTTACAAATTGTTTCGAGAGCTCCAACTCCCATGTGAGAAATCGCAATACCCATCTCATTTCTCCGCAAAaagcacttctttttttttttgttttttaaattctCCTGCTAGAAGCGCTTCTGCAAGAATCCATGCCAACCCTAGTCCACTCCGTTTCCCCCCTTCCGAGAAGCAGCGCCACCTCCGACGCAAACCGATCCAAACCATGCTTCCTCCCCCATtcccccaaaaccctagttttccccAAAACCAGGGGCTTTTCTAGGGCTTTGTCCTCGACCCACGTCGCAACAATCCCCTCCAAAGACGCGGGCTTTTCCCTGCCCAACTGGAGGAACGGTAAGAGCGAGTCGAGGAGCAAAGAGCTCCGGCTCCACGACGCTTTCCTTTATTTGGAGTTCATGGTGGGGAAAGGGCACAAGCCCGATCCGGCGCAGGCCACTCAGCTCCTGTATGATCTGTGCAAGCTCAACAAGATCCGAAAGGCGGTTCGCGTAATGGAGTTGATGGTCCGCTCCGGTAACACTCCCGACCACTCCACGTACACTTTCTTAGTTAACCAGCTGTGTAAAAGAGGAAATGTTGGGTATGCCATGCAACTAGTCGATAAAATGGACGAATACGGGTGCCCCCCGACGACGATCACGTACAATTCTTTGGTTAGAGGGCTCTGCGTTCATGGCAATTTGCAGCAAAGTCTCCAGCTTTTAGAGAGATTGATGCATAAGGGCTTGATCCCAAATGTGTTTACTTACTCGTTTTTACTAGAAGCAGCTTATAAGGAGAGAGGGGTCGACGAGGCCGTGAGGCTACTAGATGAGATCATGCGTAAGGGCGGGAAACCTAATTTAGTTAGCTATAATGTTCTCCTCACTGGTTATTGCAAGGAGGGTCGGTTAGACGAGGCCGTGAGTTTCTTTAGGAGTTTACCGTTAAAGGGGTTTAGTCCGAACGTGGTTAGCTATAACATTTTGCTGCGGAGTTTGTGTTACGAGGGGCTgtgggaggaggcggaggagcttTTATCCGAGATGGGCGATAGGGATTGTTCTCCGAGTATTATAACGTACAACATTTTGATCGGGTCGCTTGCCTATAATGGTCGGACGGAGCAAGCGCTAGCGATTTTGGAGGAGATGGCGAGGAATCGGTTCAAGCCCGTGGCTGCGAGCTATAACCCTATAATTGCGCGGTTTTGTAAGGAGGGGAGATTGGATATGGTGTTGAAATGCCTTGACATGATGATGCATAAGAATTGTGCTCCAAATGAGGGCACTTATAATGCCATTTCCGTGCTTTGTGGGGAAGGGAAGGTGGTAGAAGCCTTCTCCATACTCCAAAATTTGGCGAGTAAGCAGAACGCTTCGATGCATGACTTCTACCGAAACGTGATTTCGTTCTTGTGCAAGAAAGGAAACACTTATGCGGCGTTCCAACTTCTGCACGAGATAACGAGGCACGGGTTTGTTCCTGATAGTTATACTAATTCATCTCTGATTAGAGGTCTTTGCATGGAGGGCATGTTGGATGAGGCTATCGAAATATTCGAAGTGATGGAGGAAAATGGTAGCGGGCCTGATTTAGACAATTATAATGCGCTAATACTCGGGTTATGCAAGGCGCAGAGAACGGATCTATCGTTCGATATATATGAAACTATGATCGAGAAAGGCTATGTGCCTAATGAAACGACGTATACAATCCTCGTTGAAGGGATTGCTCACGAGGATGAAACGGATTTGGCTGCGGAGGTTTTGAAAGAATTGCATATGAGGAATGTTATAAGCCAGAATACCATGGAGAGAATCACTATGCAGTATGACTTGGAATagcttttgtttcttttttgggAAATCGAGGGCAAAAAATGCGAGAAAAAAGATTTTAGTGGTTGGTTGAGGAACTCGGTTTCGAAGTTGTAGCATAAAGAGTTGGCTCCTTTGCCATTTTTCCGGATCCTGACATGTATCTTAAGTCCTGCTTTGGTTGATCAAATCCTAAAGCTGAACACAATCATATAGGCATGAATGTGTTTCCCTGAATCCTGATGGAAGAGTCATACTTAAGAGCTTCAGATGCTTACTTTTCTTAATTGAGAATGTTCAGCTTAATTGTGTAGGATGGATTGTTACCTCACTCATCCCAGTGGTTCATGTTGTGGTGATGCTTAAAATTGACCTTTTACTGTTTGAGAGAGTGGTTAGATTATCAGCTAACTGGTTTGTAGATACATAATATTACTCAAATATGAACTTTTTGATGCCATGAGAACACTACTAGATAGATGCTGTGAATCATATATTAAACATGAATGATGATCCAACATTTCTCTTTTCATCCAGTTGTGTACTTCATTTCTATCAGAGTATAAGATGCTTGTATTTCCTCCGAAACTATCTAATTTGTGATGGTTGTTTTTCCACCATGAAATGAAGAGACTTTTTTAGAATTAAGGTGTGCCGAGTAGGTAAgggttattatatttttatgagtatatatcttttttgtattcataaatttttactgTTGAATGAAAGgagtgcggttagaatgatagtgatctctGATTAGAtcgagtggatggttggttaaatagtataatttaacagataaaaatgataaaaaaaaataaatataatgatcgaaaatttataaatataaaaaaatttatgctcataagagtataatagtccACGTTAgtaaatttttacaatttattattattttttttcctcttagtGAGCACGTACTATCCTAAACTGACCATACACAACCAAACTCGCATCGTAGCCGTTCAATATTATATACACAAACTTTGGGCACAAAATGAACGGTCAGGGAAAGTCCCACTGCGCGATTCGCTCACGACCGTTCATCACGACTTACGAGCGTTCGCTTCTCCGTCGTTCCAAACCCTAGCACTATAAATATGTACGGCTCCCTGTTGTTTTCGTTTCTTTTGTTCTCGAAGCCGCTCCAAGGAGAGAGTTGAGAGGCGGAGATCGGCGTAGTTTCGAGAGCTCGCGGGTTGAGACGATGAGGGCGAAGGTGAGATCGCTTTGAtcccttcctttttttttcccgcgGTTCTTTGAATTGATTTGATCTTGTGTATCCATCTGTGATCGATCTAAttattttagggttttttttgagTTCTATTGGTGTCGGTTTAGGAGCTTGTGATGTACGATTTTTGCATGTTTTTGGATGTCCTTTCAATGTTTGAGTTTAGTTCGGTGGTTGATCTCGTAACTATCTTTGTTGAGGAATCTTGGAttatttgtttctttcattGCTTACATTTACTGTTTTGATTTTTCATAATCCGTGGGTTATGGGTTATATGATTTTCCTTATGCTTATACCTTTGACTCCTTTGTATTCTTTGATTTGTGAGATTATTGTTGTTTATTGTAGTAGAGAATAATGTTCAATAAGATTTTGTATTCGGGTTGTTAGGCCAATCGAatagttttatgtatttattcCGGGATTGCGTTAGaattttattgataaaaattGGAAATTGTTTGACAAAGTATTATGGACTTCTAGatcattattttaaaaaaaaaacaaatttatattctaGAAATCTTCTGAGGGTAGACATAAGATGGCCACAATTTCAATCCGGGATGTTGAAATTCTTGGAAAACTCTGAAATATATCATTAACTCGCAACCATCTTACGAGGTGTTGTGGATGTTGCAACCATGAATTCCTTATTTGGGCACAGAAGAGAATAATGCTACAGTCTTTAGGTGGCAGATCAGATGTGGGCATTGTGTTTGTGGATGGAATCAAATTATTTTGATCACCTTCTCTGTATGCATGAATCGTAGCCCACTTTGAAGTACGTGATGTTTGGAAAACATGTGGAACCATAAAAAGAATTATCAGATGTGTCTTATTCTGGCACGTCATTCACATAACTGTCAGATACCAGTGATGGTGCTTTGAGTAAATATTTTGCTGTGATAAAGGGTGCTTTTGAGTGAGGCATGCATAATAGAAATGTTTCTGAGCTTCTCTTGGTGTATGTGTGATCCaactaagggtgcgtttggttcgcgctatcttttaaagattcctagtaatgcaatgggaataaaaaattatgacggtgtttggctaaatgcactaagtaatctagttggtaatattggattcacttgggaataagattcaccccaaagtactaatctcattcccttgagggagggtgggtatcctcatattaatggattggggtaatcataatatgtctaatctctttctttcttcctacccgtcggctaattgatattatttgtctttacactctaaccttatatctctctctaaacttatttttctctttaaaatttaacttttttttctctctctaaactaagctttctctctctctctttttaaaatttcaactctctcactccctctaattttgactatatttttctttctatttttttaattatgctctctctctctaacttatactctctctcccttttttctaaaaagatgttgaaacttttggtaacattatctaaaattaattaaattaattaattaattaattgtatattttttgtaatattaaataatatggttaattaatattacctcgcgaaccaaacataggaatttcgcattcttagtaataggatgaataggaataagattctcggatatcttttattcctagtaatctttcataatgcgaaccaaacgcaccctaaaagttAAATCCTATTTAGTAAGATGTAAAGGAAGAGATTTAGGGGGGACTAGGAAGATACTtcagttaaaaataatttttgttctcTTCGGAGGAAAGTAGGAAGATTAGGTCTGGTTGTATCTTGGACTATTGTTAATCCTGTTTAATGCTTTGTGTGCAATTGTTTATTGATAGtaagataaacttcaatttccccccttgtggtttagctcatttttccATTATGTGGTTCAAAAAATTGCACTTaactactatatttttttttctctattcttaTCCAATAAATCTACTAACAAATCGGGTAGCAAAGTGAAATTTTTTGATAACCACATGATAATTAAGTATAACTTTTTGAACCATTGAGTTGGAAACTGAACATGAGTTAAACCACGGAATGGTTGAGTGCTATTTTTTGAACCACAAGataataaagta encodes:
- the LOC109712885 gene encoding WD repeat-containing protein 75, which gives rise to MFTGGQSFVSAPPTFSNDGKKLLVCTGFTVSIFSTSTGMQIAELEGHTDRVTSIVVVPVAAPASKFMDYCWTSSLDGMICYWDFSVPELIKKVKVELPIFSMVIPNISNASIGSGNKSSTLYAFVSVEDKTKPDDQHKALRGQIRIYNLTSSRRVGGLLAETRNPEHIIVSRSGEFIGIKNKRKLHVWRIPEDFKPDEIKKIKLHHTKNLSALAFHPTERMVAGGDVTGRILIWRGFGMKKFTETLRESRGRPKLDEDRPGVRGNDDADSCSTWHWHPSEIKFLLFSSDGAYLYSGGQEGVIVVWQLDTGKRKYKPRLGSPLLYFVDSPDPSLSCVSCADNQIHILKMPTMEITKSIAGIKLPFSFPDVYDGLHKEFAYDQSNGLIALRTEDYCVQFFSLFDNSEVSQVQVCERNFQPVDDPTVCVALVALSSDGFLMCTVDVKLPEERLGSLVSLKFWTRGLRVGEYSLSTVIYEPHSDAGISAVCFHPGQSMAVSSSFGGDFKVWVHSSVSRLRDQKHEKAGWRCQSVGSYKRKPMTAAAFSADGSVLAVAAETVITLWDPDTNILVAVIGEALSPISKLSFVGKSEYLVSLSRSSKPQVALWNTSNLSMYWSYKLFAEAVCCAGNAPQFAILALSSSQNDIAVRDQEGIILLFDVENPVPLTTWLVKKAKGGGLAFVTKDQSLLVNGYEDNARGEPSLLAYINSDHEYIVFDPHNEDGRIGKSARRSQAPPEEAVPIGYTSIYGELPKIESNKGTDWDIPFVPSERPWETIFSGSSHVLPPLTKLCSTFLASLLEKRPPIADES
- the LOC109712887 gene encoding pentatricopeptide repeat-containing protein At1g79080, chloroplastic, whose translation is MPTLVHSVSPLPRSSATSDANRSKPCFLPHSPKTLVFPKTRGFSRALSSTHVATIPSKDAGFSLPNWRNGKSESRSKELRLHDAFLYLEFMVGKGHKPDPAQATQLLYDLCKLNKIRKAVRVMELMVRSGNTPDHSTYTFLVNQLCKRGNVGYAMQLVDKMDEYGCPPTTITYNSLVRGLCVHGNLQQSLQLLERLMHKGLIPNVFTYSFLLEAAYKERGVDEAVRLLDEIMRKGGKPNLVSYNVLLTGYCKEGRLDEAVSFFRSLPLKGFSPNVVSYNILLRSLCYEGLWEEAEELLSEMGDRDCSPSIITYNILIGSLAYNGRTEQALAILEEMARNRFKPVAASYNPIIARFCKEGRLDMVLKCLDMMMHKNCAPNEGTYNAISVLCGEGKVVEAFSILQNLASKQNASMHDFYRNVISFLCKKGNTYAAFQLLHEITRHGFVPDSYTNSSLIRGLCMEGMLDEAIEIFEVMEENGSGPDLDNYNALILGLCKAQRTDLSFDIYETMIEKGYVPNETTYTILVEGIAHEDETDLAAEVLKELHMRNVISQNTMERITMQYDLE